From the genome of Epinephelus moara isolate mb chromosome 10, YSFRI_EMoa_1.0, whole genome shotgun sequence, one region includes:
- the LOC126396135 gene encoding torsin-1A-interacting protein 2-like isoform X2, translating to MAEQDTDHHHKAGKEEETQPANMDHVSPFDESKQKETDIALNLKQQLSDDSAASSAPMGSETNDSGKDMEQHDVKKESSPSDEDMMLNIKEKSTLPQADEESHGDYNTEKRRNEQLNMTAEEISKDSSAPDVNTVLNVKENSPALQADEESHGDYSTEKPRNEQPTVTAEISEEPSAPDEDTKLNMKENSTPLQADERSHGDYSTGKPRNEQPNMAAEKISRGHHSGEEKEPETTSSPTLGDRSDRVDGPDKEIPDTDNTNAEAGEKDGSCPEEVVAPEEEEEKTSFPQAQTRVETIGPTIQEAADAEPAVPVVQRALGGNGMYLLAGVLVLVAILMSPLLHPESPPQKDDVRQIDIFLRQLEKVKTQFPNQRAELWNRSKIHLLRHLQTAQPTEPVSLILTAGHRAEKTLHCLAQSLASAFSSALNASVLHIDGASKASQDSDQVKLDIDSKLQGAFEGDKPVAVINRFEELPPGSTLIFYRYCDHENAAYKKTCLIFTVLLGEEEEIPAETRLSTVEEMVDDHLQKKFLSDEYPVSFDKMDIDKYGGLWSRISHLILPVAADGRIEHEGCSGT from the exons ATGGCAGAGCAAGACACAGATCACCACCACAAAGCAG GCAaggaagaagaaacacagcCCGCAAACATGGATCATGTCTCACCATTTGATGAGAGCAAACAGAAGGAGACTGATATTGCTCTGAATCTAAAGCAGCAGCTCTCAGATG ATTCAGCTGCATCATCTGCACCCATGGGCAGTGAGACAAACGACAGTGGTAAAGACATGGAGCAGCATGATGTTAAAA AAGAATCCTCACCTTCAGATGAGGACATGATGCTGAACATTAAGGAGAAAAGCACCCTGCCTCAGGCTGATGAAGAAAGTCATGGTGATTACAACACAGAGAAACGAAGAAATGAGCAACTCAACATGACAGCTGAGGAGATTTCCA AAGACTCTTCAGCTCCAGATGTGAACACAGTGCTGAATGTGAAGGAGAACAGCCCCGCACTTCAGGCTGATGAAGAAAGTCATGGTGATTATAGCACAGAGAAACCAAGAAATGAGCAACCGACCGTGACAGCTGAGATTTCTG AAGAACCTTCAGCTCCAGATGAGGACACAAAGCTGAATATGAAGGAGAACAGCACCCCACTCCAGGCTGATGAAAGAAGTCATGGTGATTACAGCACAGGGAAACCAAGAAATGAGCAACCGAACATGGCAGCTGAAAAGATTTCCA GAGGGCATCACAGTGGGGAGGAGAAAGAACCAGAAACAACCAGCTCACCAACCCTGGGTGACAGAAGTGACCGAGTAGATGGACCTGATAAAGAAATCCCAGACACTGACAACACAAATGCTGAGGCTGGAGAGA AAGATGGAAGCTGTCCAGAGGAGGTTGTAGCTcctgaggaagaagaggagaaaacgTCCTTCCCACAGGCACAGACACGTGTTGAAACAATTGGTCCTACCATTCAGGAGGCCGCTGATGCCGAACCTGCAGTTCCAGTGGTTCAGAGAGCTCTTGGAG GAAATGGTATGTACCTGCTAGCAGGTGTACTGGTATTAGTTGCCATCCTGATGTCACCTCTCCTCCACCCCGAGTCTCCACCTCAGAAGGACGACGTGCGGCAAATAGACATCTTCCTCAGGCAGCTGGAAAAAGTTAAGACTCAGTTTCCTAACCAGCGTGCTGAGCTCTGGAACAGGAGCAAGATCCACCTGCTGAGGCACCTCCAGACAGCCCAGCCCACAGAGCCAGTCAGTCTGATCCTGACTGCAGGCCACAGAGCCGAGAAGACACTGCACTGCCTGGCTCAGAGCCTGGCCTCCGCCTTCTCTTCTGCCCTCAACGCCTCCGTCCTCCACATCGATGGTGCCAGCAAAGCCAGCCAGGACAGCGACCAGGTCAAACTGGACATCGACAGCAAGTTGCAGGGAGCTTTCGAAGGAGACAAACCTGTGGCTGTCATTAACCGCTTCGAGGAGCTGCCTCCGGGCTCCACCCTTATTTTTTACCGCTACTGTGACCATGAGAATGCTGCCTACAAGAAAACTTGTCTGATCTTCACAGTACTgctgggggaggaggaggagattcCTGCCGAGACTCGTTTGAGTACTGTGGAGGAAATGGTGGACGACCATCTTCAGAAGAAGTTCCTCTCTGATGAATATCCAGTATCTTTTGACAAGATGGACATTGACAAGTACGGTGGACTGTGGAGTCGTATTTCTCACCTCATCCTGCCCGTGGCAGCAGACGGAAGGATAGAACATGAAGGGTGCTCGGGGACATAA
- the LOC126396135 gene encoding torsin-1A-interacting protein 2-like isoform X4 yields MAEQDTDHHHKAEGKEEETQPANMDHVSPFDESKQKETDIALNLKQQLSDDSAASSAPMGSETNDSGKDMEQHDVKKSSPSDEDMMLNIKEKSTLPQADEESHGDYNTEKRRNEQLNMTAEEISKDSSAPDVNTVLNVKENSPALQADEESHGDYSTEKPRNEQPTVTAEISEEPSAPDEDTKLNMKENSTPLQADERSHGDYSTGKPRNEQPNMAAEKISRGHHSGEEKEPETTSSPTLGDRSDRVDGPDKEIPDTDNTNAEAGEKDGSCPEEVVAPEEEEEKTSFPQAQTRVETIGPTIQEAADAEPAVPVVQRALGGNGMYLLAGVLVLVAILMSPLLHPESPPQKDDVRQIDIFLRQLEKVKTQFPNQRAELWNRSKIHLLRHLQTAQPTEPVSLILTAGHRAEKTLHCLAQSLASAFSSALNASVLHIDGASKASQDSDQVKLDIDSKLQGAFEGDKPVAVINRFEELPPGSTLIFYRYCDHENAAYKKTCLIFTVLLGEEEEIPAETRLSTVEEMVDDHLQKKFLSDEYPVSFDKMDIDKYGGLWSRISHLILPVAADGRIEHEGCSGT; encoded by the exons ATGGCAGAGCAAGACACAGATCACCACCACAAAGCAG AAGGCAaggaagaagaaacacagcCCGCAAACATGGATCATGTCTCACCATTTGATGAGAGCAAACAGAAGGAGACTGATATTGCTCTGAATCTAAAGCAGCAGCTCTCAGATG ATTCAGCTGCATCATCTGCACCCATGGGCAGTGAGACAAACGACAGTGGTAAAGACATGGAGCAGCATGATGTTAAAA AATCCTCACCTTCAGATGAGGACATGATGCTGAACATTAAGGAGAAAAGCACCCTGCCTCAGGCTGATGAAGAAAGTCATGGTGATTACAACACAGAGAAACGAAGAAATGAGCAACTCAACATGACAGCTGAGGAGATTTCCA AAGACTCTTCAGCTCCAGATGTGAACACAGTGCTGAATGTGAAGGAGAACAGCCCCGCACTTCAGGCTGATGAAGAAAGTCATGGTGATTATAGCACAGAGAAACCAAGAAATGAGCAACCGACCGTGACAGCTGAGATTTCTG AAGAACCTTCAGCTCCAGATGAGGACACAAAGCTGAATATGAAGGAGAACAGCACCCCACTCCAGGCTGATGAAAGAAGTCATGGTGATTACAGCACAGGGAAACCAAGAAATGAGCAACCGAACATGGCAGCTGAAAAGATTTCCA GAGGGCATCACAGTGGGGAGGAGAAAGAACCAGAAACAACCAGCTCACCAACCCTGGGTGACAGAAGTGACCGAGTAGATGGACCTGATAAAGAAATCCCAGACACTGACAACACAAATGCTGAGGCTGGAGAGA AAGATGGAAGCTGTCCAGAGGAGGTTGTAGCTcctgaggaagaagaggagaaaacgTCCTTCCCACAGGCACAGACACGTGTTGAAACAATTGGTCCTACCATTCAGGAGGCCGCTGATGCCGAACCTGCAGTTCCAGTGGTTCAGAGAGCTCTTGGAG GAAATGGTATGTACCTGCTAGCAGGTGTACTGGTATTAGTTGCCATCCTGATGTCACCTCTCCTCCACCCCGAGTCTCCACCTCAGAAGGACGACGTGCGGCAAATAGACATCTTCCTCAGGCAGCTGGAAAAAGTTAAGACTCAGTTTCCTAACCAGCGTGCTGAGCTCTGGAACAGGAGCAAGATCCACCTGCTGAGGCACCTCCAGACAGCCCAGCCCACAGAGCCAGTCAGTCTGATCCTGACTGCAGGCCACAGAGCCGAGAAGACACTGCACTGCCTGGCTCAGAGCCTGGCCTCCGCCTTCTCTTCTGCCCTCAACGCCTCCGTCCTCCACATCGATGGTGCCAGCAAAGCCAGCCAGGACAGCGACCAGGTCAAACTGGACATCGACAGCAAGTTGCAGGGAGCTTTCGAAGGAGACAAACCTGTGGCTGTCATTAACCGCTTCGAGGAGCTGCCTCCGGGCTCCACCCTTATTTTTTACCGCTACTGTGACCATGAGAATGCTGCCTACAAGAAAACTTGTCTGATCTTCACAGTACTgctgggggaggaggaggagattcCTGCCGAGACTCGTTTGAGTACTGTGGAGGAAATGGTGGACGACCATCTTCAGAAGAAGTTCCTCTCTGATGAATATCCAGTATCTTTTGACAAGATGGACATTGACAAGTACGGTGGACTGTGGAGTCGTATTTCTCACCTCATCCTGCCCGTGGCAGCAGACGGAAGGATAGAACATGAAGGGTGCTCGGGGACATAA
- the LOC126396135 gene encoding torsin-1A-interacting protein 2-like isoform X3 encodes MAEQDTDHHHKAEGKEEETQPANMDHVSPFDESKQKETDIALNLKQQLSDDSAASSAPMGSETNDSGKDMEQHDVKKESSPSDEDMMLNIKEKSTLPQADEESHGDYNTEKRRNEQLNMTAEEISNSSAPDVNTVLNVKENSPALQADEESHGDYSTEKPRNEQPTVTAEISEEPSAPDEDTKLNMKENSTPLQADERSHGDYSTGKPRNEQPNMAAEKISRGHHSGEEKEPETTSSPTLGDRSDRVDGPDKEIPDTDNTNAEAGEKDGSCPEEVVAPEEEEEKTSFPQAQTRVETIGPTIQEAADAEPAVPVVQRALGGNGMYLLAGVLVLVAILMSPLLHPESPPQKDDVRQIDIFLRQLEKVKTQFPNQRAELWNRSKIHLLRHLQTAQPTEPVSLILTAGHRAEKTLHCLAQSLASAFSSALNASVLHIDGASKASQDSDQVKLDIDSKLQGAFEGDKPVAVINRFEELPPGSTLIFYRYCDHENAAYKKTCLIFTVLLGEEEEIPAETRLSTVEEMVDDHLQKKFLSDEYPVSFDKMDIDKYGGLWSRISHLILPVAADGRIEHEGCSGT; translated from the exons ATGGCAGAGCAAGACACAGATCACCACCACAAAGCAG AAGGCAaggaagaagaaacacagcCCGCAAACATGGATCATGTCTCACCATTTGATGAGAGCAAACAGAAGGAGACTGATATTGCTCTGAATCTAAAGCAGCAGCTCTCAGATG ATTCAGCTGCATCATCTGCACCCATGGGCAGTGAGACAAACGACAGTGGTAAAGACATGGAGCAGCATGATGTTAAAA AAGAATCCTCACCTTCAGATGAGGACATGATGCTGAACATTAAGGAGAAAAGCACCCTGCCTCAGGCTGATGAAGAAAGTCATGGTGATTACAACACAGAGAAACGAAGAAATGAGCAACTCAACATGACAGCTGAGGAGATTTCCA ACTCTTCAGCTCCAGATGTGAACACAGTGCTGAATGTGAAGGAGAACAGCCCCGCACTTCAGGCTGATGAAGAAAGTCATGGTGATTATAGCACAGAGAAACCAAGAAATGAGCAACCGACCGTGACAGCTGAGATTTCTG AAGAACCTTCAGCTCCAGATGAGGACACAAAGCTGAATATGAAGGAGAACAGCACCCCACTCCAGGCTGATGAAAGAAGTCATGGTGATTACAGCACAGGGAAACCAAGAAATGAGCAACCGAACATGGCAGCTGAAAAGATTTCCA GAGGGCATCACAGTGGGGAGGAGAAAGAACCAGAAACAACCAGCTCACCAACCCTGGGTGACAGAAGTGACCGAGTAGATGGACCTGATAAAGAAATCCCAGACACTGACAACACAAATGCTGAGGCTGGAGAGA AAGATGGAAGCTGTCCAGAGGAGGTTGTAGCTcctgaggaagaagaggagaaaacgTCCTTCCCACAGGCACAGACACGTGTTGAAACAATTGGTCCTACCATTCAGGAGGCCGCTGATGCCGAACCTGCAGTTCCAGTGGTTCAGAGAGCTCTTGGAG GAAATGGTATGTACCTGCTAGCAGGTGTACTGGTATTAGTTGCCATCCTGATGTCACCTCTCCTCCACCCCGAGTCTCCACCTCAGAAGGACGACGTGCGGCAAATAGACATCTTCCTCAGGCAGCTGGAAAAAGTTAAGACTCAGTTTCCTAACCAGCGTGCTGAGCTCTGGAACAGGAGCAAGATCCACCTGCTGAGGCACCTCCAGACAGCCCAGCCCACAGAGCCAGTCAGTCTGATCCTGACTGCAGGCCACAGAGCCGAGAAGACACTGCACTGCCTGGCTCAGAGCCTGGCCTCCGCCTTCTCTTCTGCCCTCAACGCCTCCGTCCTCCACATCGATGGTGCCAGCAAAGCCAGCCAGGACAGCGACCAGGTCAAACTGGACATCGACAGCAAGTTGCAGGGAGCTTTCGAAGGAGACAAACCTGTGGCTGTCATTAACCGCTTCGAGGAGCTGCCTCCGGGCTCCACCCTTATTTTTTACCGCTACTGTGACCATGAGAATGCTGCCTACAAGAAAACTTGTCTGATCTTCACAGTACTgctgggggaggaggaggagattcCTGCCGAGACTCGTTTGAGTACTGTGGAGGAAATGGTGGACGACCATCTTCAGAAGAAGTTCCTCTCTGATGAATATCCAGTATCTTTTGACAAGATGGACATTGACAAGTACGGTGGACTGTGGAGTCGTATTTCTCACCTCATCCTGCCCGTGGCAGCAGACGGAAGGATAGAACATGAAGGGTGCTCGGGGACATAA
- the LOC126396135 gene encoding torsin-1A-interacting protein 2-like isoform X1, with translation MAEQDTDHHHKAEGKEEETQPANMDHVSPFDESKQKETDIALNLKQQLSDDSAASSAPMGSETNDSGKDMEQHDVKKESSPSDEDMMLNIKEKSTLPQADEESHGDYNTEKRRNEQLNMTAEEISKDSSAPDVNTVLNVKENSPALQADEESHGDYSTEKPRNEQPTVTAEISEEPSAPDEDTKLNMKENSTPLQADERSHGDYSTGKPRNEQPNMAAEKISRGHHSGEEKEPETTSSPTLGDRSDRVDGPDKEIPDTDNTNAEAGEKDGSCPEEVVAPEEEEEKTSFPQAQTRVETIGPTIQEAADAEPAVPVVQRALGGNGMYLLAGVLVLVAILMSPLLHPESPPQKDDVRQIDIFLRQLEKVKTQFPNQRAELWNRSKIHLLRHLQTAQPTEPVSLILTAGHRAEKTLHCLAQSLASAFSSALNASVLHIDGASKASQDSDQVKLDIDSKLQGAFEGDKPVAVINRFEELPPGSTLIFYRYCDHENAAYKKTCLIFTVLLGEEEEIPAETRLSTVEEMVDDHLQKKFLSDEYPVSFDKMDIDKYGGLWSRISHLILPVAADGRIEHEGCSGT, from the exons ATGGCAGAGCAAGACACAGATCACCACCACAAAGCAG AAGGCAaggaagaagaaacacagcCCGCAAACATGGATCATGTCTCACCATTTGATGAGAGCAAACAGAAGGAGACTGATATTGCTCTGAATCTAAAGCAGCAGCTCTCAGATG ATTCAGCTGCATCATCTGCACCCATGGGCAGTGAGACAAACGACAGTGGTAAAGACATGGAGCAGCATGATGTTAAAA AAGAATCCTCACCTTCAGATGAGGACATGATGCTGAACATTAAGGAGAAAAGCACCCTGCCTCAGGCTGATGAAGAAAGTCATGGTGATTACAACACAGAGAAACGAAGAAATGAGCAACTCAACATGACAGCTGAGGAGATTTCCA AAGACTCTTCAGCTCCAGATGTGAACACAGTGCTGAATGTGAAGGAGAACAGCCCCGCACTTCAGGCTGATGAAGAAAGTCATGGTGATTATAGCACAGAGAAACCAAGAAATGAGCAACCGACCGTGACAGCTGAGATTTCTG AAGAACCTTCAGCTCCAGATGAGGACACAAAGCTGAATATGAAGGAGAACAGCACCCCACTCCAGGCTGATGAAAGAAGTCATGGTGATTACAGCACAGGGAAACCAAGAAATGAGCAACCGAACATGGCAGCTGAAAAGATTTCCA GAGGGCATCACAGTGGGGAGGAGAAAGAACCAGAAACAACCAGCTCACCAACCCTGGGTGACAGAAGTGACCGAGTAGATGGACCTGATAAAGAAATCCCAGACACTGACAACACAAATGCTGAGGCTGGAGAGA AAGATGGAAGCTGTCCAGAGGAGGTTGTAGCTcctgaggaagaagaggagaaaacgTCCTTCCCACAGGCACAGACACGTGTTGAAACAATTGGTCCTACCATTCAGGAGGCCGCTGATGCCGAACCTGCAGTTCCAGTGGTTCAGAGAGCTCTTGGAG GAAATGGTATGTACCTGCTAGCAGGTGTACTGGTATTAGTTGCCATCCTGATGTCACCTCTCCTCCACCCCGAGTCTCCACCTCAGAAGGACGACGTGCGGCAAATAGACATCTTCCTCAGGCAGCTGGAAAAAGTTAAGACTCAGTTTCCTAACCAGCGTGCTGAGCTCTGGAACAGGAGCAAGATCCACCTGCTGAGGCACCTCCAGACAGCCCAGCCCACAGAGCCAGTCAGTCTGATCCTGACTGCAGGCCACAGAGCCGAGAAGACACTGCACTGCCTGGCTCAGAGCCTGGCCTCCGCCTTCTCTTCTGCCCTCAACGCCTCCGTCCTCCACATCGATGGTGCCAGCAAAGCCAGCCAGGACAGCGACCAGGTCAAACTGGACATCGACAGCAAGTTGCAGGGAGCTTTCGAAGGAGACAAACCTGTGGCTGTCATTAACCGCTTCGAGGAGCTGCCTCCGGGCTCCACCCTTATTTTTTACCGCTACTGTGACCATGAGAATGCTGCCTACAAGAAAACTTGTCTGATCTTCACAGTACTgctgggggaggaggaggagattcCTGCCGAGACTCGTTTGAGTACTGTGGAGGAAATGGTGGACGACCATCTTCAGAAGAAGTTCCTCTCTGATGAATATCCAGTATCTTTTGACAAGATGGACATTGACAAGTACGGTGGACTGTGGAGTCGTATTTCTCACCTCATCCTGCCCGTGGCAGCAGACGGAAGGATAGAACATGAAGGGTGCTCGGGGACATAA